A region of the Pseudorca crassidens isolate mPseCra1 chromosome 9, mPseCra1.hap1, whole genome shotgun sequence genome:
TGGCTTTCCAGTTTCTGATTGTGTTCTCTTCTGAGATCAGATTGCATTTCCTTATGTGTATTAGTTAGGGATGGCTAACTACTCTAACAGATAAACTCCAAAGTGTATAATGGCCCTAgcacaacagaagtttatttctcacataaACAGGTCCAGATGGTTCTAAGTTGGTGAGGTGGTGGCAGTGGACGGCTCTGTGCCACACAGTTACTCAGGAACTCGGGTTGATGGAAGCTCTGCCATTTTCAACACATGACTTCCAATGTCTCTGTAGGTGTTAGCAtccagcctgcagaaaggaaatGAACATGGAGTTCAATACCTGGGACGTTGTATAGGCCAGGCCTTGAACTAGCACCTGTCATTCACATTGCTTTGTCTGGAACTCAGTCACACGGCCACATTTAAGTGTATGGGAAGCTGAAAATGTTATCCACCTGTGGacccaaaaggaagagaaaatgggtTTGGTGAACAGCTAGAGATGGCCACATCATATTTATTATATGTGTGATACTCTTGTGATGCCTCTATATCCTTATAATCAAGTTGGGGTTTTTTCTTAAACTTGTTTGAGTTGACTTCTGTTGTGTATCTCAGTGCGTGAGGTGTTTTCCTAATAGCCATATTTAAAATAGTAGAAGTAATAAAGACtgattgatttattttctcaGGGAAGTTGGGTCGATTTCCACCTATGATGCATCATCACCAGGCCCCCTCAGATGGCCAGACCTCTGGGGCTCGCTTCCAGAGATCTCACCTTGCGGAGGCCTTTGCAAAGGCTAAAGGACCAGGTGGAGGCACTGGAGGAGGAGGTAGTGGAAGAGGCCTGATGGGGCAGATTATTCCAATCTAcggtttggggatttttttatatatactatacattttatttaaggtAAGTGGAGTCATCCTGATCATATTACATCAATGAAAATCCAGTATCATCATAATAAAAATCATTGTCAGCATTAAAACCCTTTATAGTTCATAACCCTTTTTCAAATCTATCATCTCTTTAAATCTTGCCTCCTCTTTATGAGGTACCTAGGATAGCTGTCACGTatctcagttttacagatgagaaaatcttCACTCAGAACCTGAACAATTTGCCCCAGAATTCACAACTAAAAATGCAGAACCAACACTTCAACCTGAATCTTCTAGTTCCTAATCCGCTGAGCAATAAAGTTCAAAGCCTACCCTCCCCCGACCCTGCCCCAATTTTTTCTTGATTGGGCATCTTTGCAAACTGTAAAGGCATAAAGGTGTTCTAAGAACTTTATCATGAGGATTGGCATAATGATTTCGAGGTAGCCACTGTGAGGCCAAATAATGACGGTACCAACaccactttttcttccttttacccGCAGGAGCATGAGGTGCTGTTTTTAACATCAGTTGTAGTAATTCTCCTGAAACAGAACTGCCGCGTCCTGAAACTAAGCCTGATATTTCCCAGCTCTGGGGAGATATGATTTgggtccttttattttatttttttgcggtatgcgggcctctcactgttgtggcctctcccgttgcggagcacaggctccggacgcgcaggctcagcggccatggctcatgggcccagcccctccgcggcatgtgggatcttcccggaccggggtacgaacccgtgtcgcctgcaccggcaggcggactctcaaccacggcgccaccagggaagcccaatttgggTCCTTTTAAAAGTAGACTCCCAGTTAAGTTCTATCTCCAGGCGGGCTTTGGCCAGCCATGAGCCTGGGCCTGGGCACTGTAAGTAGAAGCAGGAGGCTGCCCTCCTAGCTAGAGTAAGAGGTGACTTCATTCTTGCCTAGGAATTCTGCAGGCAGCCCAGGTTGAGTCTTGGATGAGCCTGGGCAAGGCAGATGGCTtgtgaagagatttttttcttgtgccTTGACCTTGATAATTTTTTACTTGGAAACCttctgttggctttttttttttttttgagatgtttctctAATGTTgctatttgatttgattttctcccaaccttttttttttccatttaatatgaGGGGTTCCATGACTTTGAGGTTCTGAGCTGCTGTTGATGTACTGTACCTCCTTCAATTCTCAGCTCTCAAAGGGGAAAAGTACTGCAGAGGATCGGAAGTGCTCTACTGCCACACCTGGAAGCACCCACAGGAAAATTAGTAAGTGCCCCTTTCAGtatatttataagttttattGAGTCAGACAGCTGTAATACAGCCAGAGGGACAATCTGTGGATATGTCTTAAAAGCATGTCTCAAAAGTTGTCCCAGATTAATCTGATGCCGATTTTTACCTTAGCTCTGGGAATTCTCAAGTTTCCATATTGATGTTGGGCTTTTAAGGGAAAGATAGTTATAAAAAGTAAACAACCACCAGTtcactttttttatatattagcaGCTTAATATTTTACACTTGGAATGGGTTACTTCTCATTTCTAGACTTCAGAATATTGGTAGCAAATTTCTTTACTTCACatagaggaaaactgaggcagtgaGATCAAGTCATTGTCAAAGTCAGTTATTAGATCTAGGGACAGAGTTTAACACTTCTGACTCTTGAAACATGATCATCCAATATTTACCGACCAATTAGAATATTCTGTGCTCTctggaaaaatgaaatatatatggcATGCCTCTTCCCTCTGAGAATTTATAGTCTAGGATGAATGTCAGGGAAAAATAACTTGTGAAAAGTTTACCACCTAGAAGGAAGGGACTTGGCGAAAGCCTTCTGGGAAATCGCACCTAGCTGTGTATGAAGGAGGGCCTATTAGATAGGGTGCTTGAGTAAGACGCAGTCTGACAGAGGGCAGCTGTGGGAAAGAAGGCATGAAGAGTAGGCAGGATAAGCTGTGTTGTTGAAGGCCAAACTATCCTGTGGATACTGAAGCCTCATCggagttttttaaaagaaaggcatCAGCAAAATGACTGTGATCCctgctgtattctttttttttttttttttgaatttttgtattCTTAATTGAAATAGTGTCTTACCAAAAGTGATTGTAAATGCATcatgaaattgtttttaaagacttGTGAACTAAAGAGTAGCAAATTCTGTATCCTGTCACATAATGcatttaaaacaaagataatgtAGTAGCAATTATATCAACTTCTTACGCTTCAATTTTGaatcatacagaaaataaaaataacctaagCATTTGTGTGGCACAGATGTTAATTGCATGCATAAGAATTTGTTGTACAAGTACTAAAAAGCCtttgaaatattacattttatagtgACCCTCTAAATATATCTGTGTACAATGATACTCGGATGTGAAACAGAATAACTAGATTATCTACATAATGagcaacattttattttcctgttaccTTAAAGTTCATTTCGTGTACTGATTGAGTGATTGATTTTTTATGTTCTACTTTTAGGGTCTTAACATTACTTTTAGTAGTTGTGGTCCTGTCTGACCCTTGTTGAGAAAGCTGCTTCTGGGAGATAGGGTTATACCACTCACCCCAGATGACTGAAGTAGAAAACCTTGGGCAGGAAGGTCTCAGCCCTAGTTCAAGACTTCTTCTGTTGAAGAAGAGTAACTTTTATACTGTTATCTTCCATATAAGTTTTCAGACCCTAGGGACAGGTGAAATATTGTTCATTTCAGGGTCTTAACACCTTTTCTGAAGCCCTTTAGCAGATTTGGTCCTTTATCCTCAAGTATCATTTGAATTAGAAAGGAGTTATCTTCATTCCTTCTTGGCTGACTGTGTAGGGCTATGtttttcactcctaggtattttctttggCTGGTCCTGCTATATttctgtgtgtgagagagtgaTTTATTCATCACTTTCTAAACGTGTATCCTTTAGATCTTGGTGTCTAGACCTCAGTACCCTTTGTGTCCTGATTGGATTAGCTGGATCTCAGGACCAGCCTGGATTATTGTAGAGCGTCACAGCCAGCCGTGTTTCAGAAAAGGGCTTAGGGAGTTGTACGTGTTGGTTCTTAGATTGATGCTTATTTTTCAGCCAATTTTGAGCTTgttcaactacaagaaaaactgAAGGAGACAGAGGAAGCCATGGAAAAACTAATCAACAGAGTGGGGCCTAATGGTGAGAGGTACGTTTTCGCATAACAGAGGTCAGactgtttcccatttagagagtcaattcaaaattttgtttttctttgatttctggcCCACTTGCTTTCATTGTTATCATATTTGTCACTTACATATTATTTTTCCCTGAACATTTCCATTTTCACACTCAAGCAGTTTCATCTTCAAGAGTATATGTTCCATGTTGTGCAACATTATTGTGAGAGAGTAAATTTGTGAGCAGATACTACAGGCTAAAATAACTGGGTTTTAAGGAAGACAATATCCTAGCTGTCTAAAAAAAGGCAGAATTTTAAGTAAAACCAGATTATTAAATATTGTGGTTTCTGTTTGAGGCAAAATGAGAGAAGAGAGCAAGTACGATCAGAGTACACGTTTGTTTTGTGTTGACTATTCCAGAGCAGAACTAGATGTGTAAAGTAGGTGTCAGGAGCCAAACTAGCCCTTGAGGATGCTCTGCAGCGAAAACACACTCCTCTTGCTACAGGGCTGGCTGAGGATCCGAAAAGGTGGCTTCAGGGGGTTGATGGAAGTGGGCATCAACTAAGAAAACGTGGGTGTAGGAAGGCCAGGGAGGAGAAACCAGAATGTGAGATTGAGAACAAAGAGGAATTCGGTTCGCGCTAGGCCTTCTGACAAGAATGGAGGAAGCACTGGGGGTGAGCGGCAAAATCCCGTGCAGGAGGATGTATTGAAAGGTCCCTACTATAGCCCCGTGGGCTCAGTGTGGAGTCTTTGCCCCAGAAAACTGCTCTACCTTAGCCTCTTCTGTTTGCCATCCTTGTGCTGCTAGTGCCCCACACTGGTTCCCCTGCTTCCTGGCTCCTGCCTTGCCCATCTTTGGCCAGATAGCAGAAGAGTAAACGTCCTCGAATTGAAGTCCCTTGGCTTGGCTTTTCCCTGCAAAGTCTACATTGCTGCTGAAATGACATTCATGAGGGTGAACCTTGCCTATCTGGGCCCATGACCGTTGACCTTCTTTTGGTCCAGAAAGCAGAGTGACTATCtgtacttctccagagtggtagAGATAGGTGTACATATCTATACATGAGTATATCTCTGTGAGTGGATAATACTATTTGgcattattgagcacttgctaagAACAAAGCTCTAAGCTaatgctttatatacattatctaatGTTTGACTGTTTTGTATGAGTGTGACTAAACCAATTTGTGCAGCTATACTTTTCTGGCATTTTCTGCCCTTATCCTGTACCATTCACAGTCTGGGTGGGGAAGTACCAGACTTCTATAGACCCTTGTGCCTCAGAAAATATCTGTACCCTGGCCCTGGTCTATTTGAAGCACTAGGCCACACCTAAGTGTCAGGAAAACTATAGGTGAGTATCTGTGGGCAGGGCCTCCCACCTAGGAGATCCAACCCTGGGCTTTGGGCTAAGAAACCATGTGAAGATATTTTCTCACTATTCTTCACTGCTATTCAGACTCCCTTAGCTCAAACCAGATGACCCCACCACGCATACCATTTGTCCATTGCCGAAGCCAGGGGTGCAGTACTGTGACCCCTAACTACTGTCTGTCCTCCTTGTGCCAGCTAGGGTTGCTGCTCCACGTTTTATGTGCGAAGGCAGAGGAGTTGCGTGCCACCACCGCCACTGCCGCTGGAGCTGCGCCATCTCATTGTTTCTGGGACAGCGGGTCCTAGCTCAGGTTATATATTCCTAGTAAGTTGCTGGAGCATGGGCTCTTTGAGAACATGCTGAGGCCACTGCCACATGGCAATGATTGTGTAAAGTATTTTCCACAGTACCTCTCAGGAACCAGGGAGCAGCTCTCCTTCCCCTCAAGAGAGCATAGCTTGTGTCTCTCTTTCCCAGATGTCTCATTTTCCAGTCTATAAGGAGGTGACCTTCTCTCTGAAACTCCTTAATCTAAAACCTTTTATCCTTACAGGTAGGCCCTATGGGACTTCCACCTTCAAAACTGCAAGGGCTAGGTAGCTGcatgttttacattcttttcctttttatgctTAAAGCCTTTAACCTTAGTTTCTGTGGCATTTGTTCTTTTACAAGTCTGTGCTTCTAGGATTATTAGAAGAGCCCAAAATACCCCAGTATTTTTTCTGTCAGATAAGATTTTATCACATTGCCAGGCTTCTGGAGGTCAAGGAGAGGATTTAAGACAAAGAAGGCTTGTTCCTTTGCAGCCTTCTAAGTCCTTTTATATAATATCACTCCATAACTGTAAGATTTTGCTTAAAATTCCCAAAGTATGCTCTTTCTGATACTTCATCTTAATGCTTATGTAAGCATCAAGATATGGGAAAGGTTTTTAATACTATCTAACAAAACTTTTCAGACAGCTTTCACCTGTGAGCGATATTAAGTCtgcacacatttttaaataattaagccTCCTGGAAGGTTGGTATTGTGCCATGTTATGTCTGACATTAAGCAGACTCTCTACCCCAAGGACACAAAGACTAAGGAAAGGATCTAGGAATCCGAATCAAGGTGTCCTCATTTTTGTCCTTGTGATCAGTGAAAGTTCCTTCCTGGAGCAGCACGTCCCACTGTAACTATTTACCTAGAAGCATGGAATGGCCCAAGAGGAGAAGTGAGGGTACAGCCTCGGGCAGCAAACACCTTGGCAGGCATGTCAAGCATCATGTGGGACCACAGATTGCTGGCAGGCGTTGTGGGGGTGTAAAGTCTGAGGACAGGCTTAGTCTCTCTTGTTCACTGTGTTCACATAGTAGGTACTAAGTAAATACCATTGGAAAAGAGTAGATATTCACTTTTGATGCAAGCATCTGTACTTATTACCATGATAGAAGAGTAAATCATGGCCATTCCCTGTTGAGATCCTTCTCTTCATTTGCTGACCTCTATATTCAGGGTCCTACTGGCCATGTCTCATAGATAGCTACTCTTATCCTCATCAAACAGTAAATGTCCCCTGAGTGAATGAACATCCAAAGTGGAACTCATCATCTACCCCCAGATGAACCTATTCTACCTTTAATGTTCCCCATCTCAGCAAATGGCTCCTCCATCTACTTAGTTGCCCAAAGCAGAAATTAGATGTCATCTTTGATTCACCTTTTCCTTCACTTCCCATATCTCATTAATCACCATGTCTTGTCATTTCTTCCTAATTAATAAGTCTGTCTCCCTGTAAAACACTCTAAACTCTACTAGGGCAGGGATTATCCTTCTTATTCCCAGAGCCTAGCACAAGCCAGTAGTAGGCTTTAGAAAAGTATTAATTGAAATGGAAGAATGAGTAAGTGAGTGAGTAGAGAATGCCTTTATTTTTGACATAGGTCAGAACTGTCTCATGTGGTTTCTTTTCCTCTAATTTGCCTCCTTTCAATTCACTTTCTGCTTTCCAAACCAGTGGATTACGTCTTTTGTTTTAACCCTTCAGTAGGTCCCTGTTGCTCTTGATAAAGAGTAGAATCTTTAACATGACTTACATGGTCCTAGGTGACGTGGCTCTGCGTACCTCAATTGCTTTATCTTTCTCcgttactctctctctctgtgtctgtggtcCCGCTACACTGCTTGCTGTTCCTCTGAAGTACCTGGGCACTTCCACTTCTAGGATTTTGcatatacttttttcctttgcttgGATGTTGCCCCCGACCGCCTCCCCACACACACTTGTTTTAACTCTTGCTTGTCTTAGAGGTCTCAACTTAGACATCATTTCCTCTGAGAGTCTTTCCCTGAACCCACAACTTGGTTAGGTGTTCCTCCCATATCCTCCCTTGGCCACCTCTGTTTGCTGGATAATGTAAGCATCGTGTTACTTCCTTACCTTCTGTTAACTTTTCTGTCTTCCCTAATGCCCTGTAACCTTATTGAGGACAGGGAATTTTCATTGTTCAAACTTGCATTCCTAGAGCTGGCTCATTGTTCAAATTTCGTTCCTAGTGCTGGCACATCGACAGTGTCTGTacatgttgaaagaatgaatgaggtaGATGTAAAGAAAGTAGTTTAAAGCAGGCATTTTCAGCAATAATAAGAATATCTTTGGTACCTATTTTGATTCGTTCTGCACAGCCCTCTATGGTTGTCAGTagcaattattttctctttaaggaACTGCATCTCAGAGAGAAAGAGTGTGCTCTGGGaacctgtattagttttctgtggctgctataacaaattatcccGAACTTGATGTCTTAAAACAATACACGTTGTTATCTTATAGGTCTGTATGTTAGAAGTCCtacactgggctaaaatcaaggtgtttgcCAGACTGCgttcccttctggaggctccagggtaaaatctgtttccttgcctttttcagattttagaagctgcccacattccttggctcatggacCCTTTCCTCCactttcaaagccagcaacagtggGTTGAGACTTTCGTACGTTATATTATTACTTTGGCCTCTTCTGCCTCCCCCTTCTACTTTTAAGGACCCTCATAAATACATTGTGTcctcccagataatccaggataatctgtTTTAAGGCCAGCTGATTTGCAACCTTTATTCCATTTGCAACCTGAAGTCCCCTTATGTATAAGGTAACATCATTATAGGTTCCAGGGACTAGGATGTGGACATATTTGGGGCTGGTGAGGagacattattctgcctaccacagaaggtctcaagaaaaagagagaatttaaatAAGCCTTACAGGATGGAAGGATTCCCTCTGGCAGCGTTGGGGGAAGAATGTTCCAGAGGGAGAGGGTGGCACAAGCAGCAAACAAGGTGAGAGGTCAGGCACGTTTTTTGGAATAGCAAGTAGTTCGAAGTAACGGGAGTAGGGTACACCAGGGCTGTGGTAAATGGTTAGGGAGGTAACTCATGGGAGAAAGAACTAGAAAAGTAAACTGGGGGCAGACTGGAAGGCCCTGGACGGTAGGCTGAGAAGTTGGCATTTATTGTCTTTACAGTGGAGGGCCTCTGACGGCTTTTGAAAAGAAATGGTATAATCTGCTGTGCTTTAGAAAAATAACTCATGTCTAGGGTGGCTGTATGCTAGGACATTGAAAAAGGTCTAGTCTAGGGTGGCTGTATGCTAGGGTGTTGAAAAGGTTCTAGTCTAGGGTGGCTGTATGCTAGGATGTTGAAAAGGTTCTAGTCTAGGGTGGCTGTATGCTAGGATATTGAAAAGGTTCTAGCAAAAGTGATGCATAGGCCAGTGAGAGGAGAAAAGAGGTGGGGGGCAGATTAAGGGGACttcaaggaggaaaagagaatcgCAGGCTGTATCAGGATTCCTTGGTTTCAGGCAGACAACTCTGGGTAgcaaaaatttgttttttggggggtgcgGCCGAATTTATTGGAAGAGTATGGGGTCGCTTACAGTATCAAAAGAATAGCTGAAGATCTAAGTTTCAGGAAGAATGGGAACCAGAGCAGCTGTCGGGATTTAGGAGCAGGAGCAaatagacagtctcttcaaggACTGCTGCCGGGATGAATTAACATGAAAAATTTTCAGTTCAGGCTTCGCTGTGTTCAAGATCCAGTTTTAGGAGAAAGTGTAGTTGGCCCAACTGTATATATCACTGAATCAGTCACTGCAGCCAAGGGGATGGAGTGTGATGATAGGCCGTGGGCCACGTGGCCACTGTAGAAGGAGAAGTGAGGGGATGGGTGGCTTCAGCCTCTGCACTGTGAGCAGAAGAGGGATTGGTTTTCCAAAGGCAGACTGACTagataagagaaatgaaggagaggAGATGGACGATTTGGAGACTTACAGCCCAAACTGGGAGGAAGATTACGGCATcaaccaaaataaaaacacagaagaatGAAGATAAGCCTTTGGAATAGGGATCATGAGTTCAGCTTTGAGTATGGTCGAAGTGCCACCagaacacccatgtatgataagcAGCAACAATAGGAAATTTGGGTATTGAGGTCAGAACAGAGGACACAAGTCCGGAAGTCACTTGGCTGGGAGCAAGAGGTAAGGGCCATGCGGGGAAGATGAGATCCCCAAATCCTTGAGGCATATAATTACTGTGTGGCAGTCGCCAGCATTCTTTTGCTGGTCTGGTTTCCGTTCTCATCATGAATGGTGTTGGAAGACACTGTTTCATTCTTCTCTCTGTGTTTAACTCTTGGACTCAGAACTTGATGCTTCCTCTGGATTTACAGCAGTAGCATTCAGAAGTCTGAGTTATCTCCCaacttgactttttatttttctagcatCTTG
Encoded here:
- the RIC3 gene encoding protein RIC-3 isoform X6, yielding MAYSTVQRVALASGLVLAVSLLLPKAFLSRGKRQEPPPLTEGKLGRFPPMMHHHQAPSDGQTSGARFQRSHLAEAFAKAKGPGGGTGGGGSGRGLMGQIIPIYGLGIFLYILYILFKLSKGKSTAEDRKCSTATPGSTHRKITNFELVQLQEKLKETEEAMEKLINRVGPNGERSIYH
- the RIC3 gene encoding protein RIC-3 isoform X5; amino-acid sequence: MAYSTVQRVALASGLVLAVSLLLPKAFLSRGKRQEPPPLTEGKLGRFPPMMHHHQAPSDGQTSGARFQRSHLAEAFAKAKGPGGGTGGGGSGRGLMGQIIPIYGLGIFLYILYILFKLSKGKSTAEDRKCSTATPGSTHRKITNFELVQLQEKLKETEEAMEKLINRVGPNGERLPGRDLSNL